TGAGAAGCTCGAGGCAAACCTTGCGGTCGACCTTGAGAACGGCGCCATTGATGAAGATGCGCTCACCGCGGCGTAGGGAGATGTTCATTCAGGCGAGTCCGTCGGCGATAATGCGGTTGATGTCGATGAGGCCGTCGAAATTGGTCGAGGCGCCGCGATCGATGGCGTCCGCCTCGCGGCGCACCCAGAATCCGATCGAGATGAGAGAGGCGCGCAGTTCCGCCGGCAGACCGTTTTCCTCGTTGCAGAGGTCGGAAATGAAGATCGACCAGAGCCGGCGGAGATAGTCCGTCGCCTCGAAGGACGCCGGCGTGAGCGGTCCGCTGGATTTCGCCGCGGCGAGCTTCTGGATCGCCTTTTCGAGCGCCTCCTTTTCGCGGGTGCGCGCGGAATGGGACGAGTCGCTTGCCATTTCTACGTAGCGTTGATGATACATCAGGCTCGGTCTCACAGATATTTGATCAGGCTCAGCTGGCTTATTCGCGCGGTGAGCGTGTAAGCCGTTTCAATTT
The DNA window shown above is from Methylocystis echinoides and carries:
- the flaF gene encoding flagellar biosynthesis regulator FlaF; this translates as MYHQRYVEMASDSSHSARTREKEALEKAIQKLAAAKSSGPLTPASFEATDYLRRLWSIFISDLCNEENGLPAELRASLISIGFWVRREADAIDRGASTNFDGLIDINRIIADGLA